A stretch of Channa argus isolate prfri chromosome 16, Channa argus male v1.0, whole genome shotgun sequence DNA encodes these proteins:
- the ccdc88c gene encoding protein Daple, with protein sequence MDVTLSELLATFMESPLVMWVRTLGPLGSCDKEASEDSVSMFMELVDGVFLHKIMTHIDPSPTNQRLNKNVNNDVSLRLHNLTVLCRHIRTYYQENLQQLIVMPLPNILCIAKDPISAKSMEELKRLLLLILGCAVQCDRKEEMIEKIKLLDIETQAAIVSHIQEVTHNQLNVLDLSWLEEGAELPHEELEPLSRNMAMSLQQLIDQRDKASEVILDLTQERDYLFSQHPQEGCRNLGLGSLERGHGLGDVGLSNGGLAASVAGLNKEEKQHLSVELADTKAKLRRYRQELEEKTEQLMDSKHELEGLDQELQRMKQENQLLSCEARSVRVYRDEVDSLRERAARVDRLETELARCKEKLNDVYFYKTRVEELREDNLTLMETKVLLEEQLSASRARCDKLHMLEKDNLLLRAKIQDLEMERDSERQRLEELVEENMLLEIGQKQSMNESAHLGWELEQLTKNNDNTNTETRKSLVHELNECVSSRVLKLEKENRELQASIERLKEDNLILQEKQLHIQELDRENKSLSKKMEHLQGLLDQERLTNQDMESLGEELLKEKQSLEREIHTLRAEKDQQVSELESEKQHLSEAVASLQERAQSNSEARVREVEAQNRLLHQNITETSSRLASVEMQLKVANEEAARLREKADRCEEVERDAAKLERSRDTLTREVASLRACSERSDTLEKQVTCLEQEVHRLMREAEDAQQELQRLTRQEVENSLPTKENLDLRCSLENLRSSSARLATLQEEHKETQRQTQELQRRLEEVIEEAQTERKRAERIELIVAALTQDKHRLEEKVKKSKEDREEIQREKSEMHSREEELRREVEELKEEKRKREEGDKEKRRLQLDLEQSEKSRKHLEKESWRIRSLLEGKETELEEKTRQLATLVKEGKALSKEVDRLKEVALKAKEIERENKELQKRATIDKRTLAALREELVSEKLRVQQQSVELESLNEELEKIGLNREKLLQQEHTLEDSKYKLLESRLEETVQQTMKIKEEKISTLERKLEESNKLNTKLNAELATTVSALCQEKEENHSTKQRPGGDQGHMSATAELLRIKDHLIDVEKSNASLQTESSLLKEQLKQLENQNNSLNNQMAGLQRHTTTLQEQNSGLHTQTAKLQVENSTLSSQSASLMAQNAVLQGQVTALEAEVESWQRQREEAWRARESTLSDHERLLSVHERQAHEYEQLISQHAATKGKHRALENEHRTLQSKYCLLLQQQEGRDQKEKEELTQEIQKNRLLQQQNLQLQTEVDRLTENLSHQSEQSEGLQQRINDLKSSLGSAQLELSRSIARYDLLMEQHQSLDLNMTKLDNHCELLSRLKGNLEEENHHLLSQINLLSQQNHTLLERSMESKEQYHQEQKLYIDKLNALRRQKEKLEEKIMDQYKFYDPAPKKRSQWSGAKALAKLIKPRKESSRERGGSERDKDVGKDRERARSAPDIPLPAPPLPIPPENLSPHLQRTGSDLPDGSHIHSNHSNHTSSPSIGPQSPAVTPISRGLTDRSRGVYRSSTPGGSGDGVNGEDGHGQTHKALNSIPSHPLSSMCLSNNSSSKLVHSSSHRPRGLLFEEDSRHTSDSIFAHHGKVGSLPGSADCSYTSSSNSPVNCRDTSDRQVLSASLSSDDVTGQPQQALSSSSTLPYDHTPQRAQPQRVGGVRTKTRPSSPGSEMVTLEEFLQESNLQSPPMVSTGSREDLMTEYFTQSSPPSAPSGRDQVTPTSYVMPTVQTFNQRPGQSVKPSPRQPVGQSPASGLPTTQRTSQSLNRAFSLASADLLRSNGPDSFRVNEGSPGQSDMVVRRQGGSAGGRERPLSAHLSGPTNQHGDGNFLNPPIHHSSSLNLQTERYLDRERDRGRTPVTRNGPPSSSTYHHRGEVAMVTPVRAVPAKETSEHGEASRERQSGDSSHLKKENERARCDSVERPKSTPASPDPNNDPQTVWYEYGCV encoded by the exons ATGGATGTGACTCTTTCTGAGTTACTGGCCACTTTCATGGAGTCTCCGCTGGTGATGTGG GTGCGGACATTGGGCCCGTTGGGTTCATGTGACAAGGAGGCATCAGAGGATTCGGTCAGCATGTTCATGGAGCTGGTGGATGGCGTCTTCCTGCACAAAATCATGACACACAT TGATCCCAGCCCAACCAATCAGAGGCTAAACAAGAATGTGAACAATGATGTGTCGCTTCGCCTTCACAACCTGACAGTTCTCTGCAGACATATCAGGACATATTaccag GAGAACTTACAGCAGCTAATAGTTATGCCCCTTCCCAACATCCTCTGCATTGCCAAGGATCCAATATCGG CCAAGAGCATGGAAGAACTGAAAAGGCTTTTGTTGCTGATACTAGGCTGTGCTGTCCAg tgtGACCGAAAAGAGGAGATGATAGAGAAAATCAAGCTGCTAGACATTGAAACCCAGGCTGCCATCGTCTCCCACATCCAGGAG gtCACTCACAATCAGCTGAATGTTCTCGACCTGTCCTGGCTGGAGGAAGGAGCAGAACTTCCACACGAAGAGCTGGAACCTTTGTCCCGTAACATGGCTATGTCCCTACAGCAACTGATTGACCAGAGAGACAAAGCCAGTGAG GTGATCCTGGATCTGACCCAGGAGAGGGATTACCTGTTTAGTCAGCATCCTCAGGAAGGGTGCAGAAACTTGGGGTTGGGCAGCCTGGAACGCGGGCATGGTTTGGGAGATGTGGGACTGAGTAACGGAGGATTGGCAGCATCTGTGGCAGGGCTGAATAAAGAAGAGAAACAGCATCTGTCTGTGGAACTCGCTGATACCAAGGCCAAGCTACGCAGATACAGACAAGAACT ggaaGAGAAGACTGAGCAACTGATGGATTCAAAACATGAACTGGAGGGTCTGGATCAGGAGCTACAGAGAATGAAACAAGAG AACCAGTTGCTCTCTTGTGAGGCTCGTTCAGTCCGAGTGTACCGGGATGAAGTGGATtcactgagagagagagcggcAAGAGTTGACAGACTGGAGACTGAACTGGCCAGATGCAAAGAGAAACTCAATGATGTTTACTTCTACAAGACCAGAGTGGAG GAGCTTCGTGAGGACAACCTGACTCTGATGGAAACAAAGGTGTTGTTGGAGGAGCAGCTGTCAGCCTCCAGAGCACGTTGTGATAAACTGCACATGCTGGAGAAAGACAACCTGTTACTACGAGCTAAGATACAGGACTTGGAAATG GAGAGGGACAGTGAACGTCAGAGGCTGGAGGAGCTGGTAGAGGAGAACATGCTGCTAGAGATTGGACAGAAACAGAGTATGAATGAGTCGGCTCACCTAGGCTGGGAGCTGGAGCAGCTGAccaaaaacaatgacaacactAACACAGAAA CTCGTAAGTCATTGGTCCACGAGCTAAACGAGTGTGTTTCTAGTCGAGTGTTGAAGCTGGAAAAGGAGAACCGGGAACTGCAGGCCTCTATAGAAAGACTGAAAGAGGACAACCTCATCCTACAAGAAAAGCAGCTCCACATCCAGGAGCTGGACAGAGAGAATAAAAGTCTCAGCAAAAAG atGGAGCATCTTCAGGGCTTATTGGACCAGGAGAGACTGACAAATCAGGATATGGAGTCTCTGGGAGAGGAACTTTTGAAGGAAAAACAGAGTCTGGAGAGAGAGATTCACACTCTGAGGGCAGAGAAGGACCAACAA GTCTCAGAGTTGGAGAGTGAGAAGCAACACCTTTCTGAGGCAGTGGCATCCCTTCAGGAGCGAGCTCAGTCAAATAGTGAGGCGAGAGTGCGTGAGGTGGAAGCACAGAACCGTTTACTGCACCAGAACATTACTGAGACCAGTTCTCGATTGGCTAGCGTAGAAATGCAACTCAAAGTAGCCAATGAGGAGGCAGCAAGGCTGAGGGAGAAGGCAGATCGGTGCGAAGAGGTAGAGAGAGATGCAGCAAAACTGGAGCGGAGCAGGGACACTTTAACCAGAGaa GTGGCATCCTTGCGTGCATGCAGCGAGCGGTCAGATACTCTAGAGAAGCAGGTGACCTGCCTGGAGCAGGAGGTGCACAGGCTGATGCGGGAGGCAGAGGATGCCCAGCAAGAGCTGCAGCGACTCACGAGGCAGGAGGTGGAGAATAGCCTGCCAACAAAGGAGAACTTGGACCTCCGCTGCTCCCTGGAAAACTTGCGCTCCTCATCGGCCCGCCTGGCCACCCTACAGGAGGAGCACAAGGAGACGCAAAGGCAAACACAAGAGCTGCAGAGGAGGCTGGAAGAAGTCATAGAAGAGGCACAAACTGAGAGGAAGAGGGCAGAAAGGATTGAGCTAATTGTAGCAGCTCTGACCCAGGATAAACATCGTTTAGAAGAGAAAGTAAAGAAGAGTAAAGAGGACAGGGAGGAAATtcagagagagaagagtgagatgcacagcagagaggaggaactTAGGAGGGAAGTGGAAGAGctgaaggaggagaagagaaagagagaggaaggtgACAAGGAAAAGAGAAGGCTCCAACTTGACCTGGAGCAGTCAGAGAAAAGCAGGAAGCACCTAGAAAAGGAGAGCTGGAGGATCAGAAGCCTGCTGGAGGGTAAAGAGACAGAACTGGAGGAGAAAACCAGGCAGTTGGCTACATTGGTAAAGGAAGGGAAGGCTCTAAGTAAGGAAGTGGACAGACTGAAAGAGGTAGCACTCAAGGCcaaagagatagagagggaGAACAAGGAGCTCCAGAAACGGGCAACTATTGACAAAAGAACTCTGGCTGCTCTGAGGGAG GAGCTTGTGTCAGAGAAGCTAAGGGTTCAGCAGCAGAGTGTTGAGTTGGAAAGTCTTAATGAAGAATTGGAGAAGATTGGCTTGAACAGAGAAAAACTACTGCAGCAAGAGCACACACTGGAGGACAG CAAATACAAGCTGCTGGAGTCCCGGCTGGAGGAAACTGTGCAACAGACAATGAAGATTAAGGAAGAAAAAATATCCACGCTAGAAAGGAAACTAGAAGAGAGCAACAAACTCAACACCAAGCTTAATGCTGAGCTCGCCACT ACTGTGTCTGCCCTGTGTCAGGAGAAGGAAGAAAATCACAGCACTAAGCAGCGCCCAGGTGGTGACCAGGGGCACATGTCAGCCACTGCTGAGCTGCTACGAATCAAAGATCATCTAATTGATGTAGAAAAGAGT AATGCTTCCCTGCAGACAGAGAGCAGTCTACTTAAGGAGCAGCTCAAACAGCTGGAGAACCAAAACAATTCTCTAAACAACCAGATGGCAGGTCTGCAGCGACACACAACCACTTTACAGGAACAGAATTCAGGGCTACATACACAGACAGCAAAGCTGCAG GTTGAGAACTCCACACTGTCCTCTCAGAGTGCATCTCTCATGGCCCAGAATGCTGTGCTGCAGGGCCAAGTCACTGCCTTAGAGGCAGAGGTAGAGTCGTGGCAACGGCAGCGTGAGGAGGCGTGGCGAGCTCGAGAAAGCACGCTCAGTGACCACGAGCGTCTGCTGAGCGTTCACGAGCGGCAGGCACATGAATATGAGCAGCTTATCAGCCAGCATGCTGCAACAAAAGGCAAACACCGGGCATTAGAGAATGAACACAGAACACTTCAGAGCAA gtattgccttttgctgcagcagcaaGAGGGACGTGAccaaaaagagaaggaggagctAACCCAGGAGATCCAAAAGAATCGACTACTACAGCAACAGAATCTACAACTGCAAACAGAAGTGGACAG ATTGACAGAGAACCTCTCACATCAGTCAGAGCAAAGTGAGGGTCTCCAACAGCGAATAAATGACCTCAAGAGCTCATTAGGCTCTGCCCAGCTGGAATTGAGCCGATCAATTGCACGATACGATTTGCTGATGGAGCAGCACCAAAGTCTGGATCTCAACATGACTAAACTAGACAACCACTGCGAG cttttgaGTCGACTTAAGGGGAACCTGGAAGAGGAGAACCATCACCTCCTGAGTCAGATCAACCTACTCAGTCAGCAGAACCACACGCTGCTAGAGAGGAGTATGGAGAGCAAAGAGCAGTATCACCAGGAACAAAAACTGTACAT TGATAAGCTGAATGCTCTTCGTCGTCAAAAAGAGAAACTAGAAGAGAAGATCATGGACCAGTACAAGTTCTATGACCCTGCACCTAAAAA GAGGAGTCAGTGGTCTGGAGCCAAAGCTTTAGCCAAACTGATAAAACCCCGAaaagagagcagcagagagagaggtggCAGTGAGCGAGACAAGGATGTGGGCAAAGACAGAGAACGAGCAAGGAGTGCCCCTGATATCCCCCTACCTGCCCCACCCCTTCCTATCCCCCCAGAGAACCTTTCCCCTCATCTCCAGCGAACGGGAAGTGACTTGCCAGATGGCAGTCACATCCACAGTAACCACAGCAACCACACTAGCAGCCCCAGCATTGGACCCCAGAGTCCAGCAGTGACACCCATCAGCAGAG GTTTGACTGACAGGAGCCGAGGAGTTTATCGCAGCAGTACCCCAGGAGGCAGCGGTGATGGTGTCAATGGTGAAGATGGACATG gtcAGACCCATAAAGCTCTGAATTCCATTCCCAGCCATCCGTTATCATCAATGTGCCTGAGCAACAACTCTAGCTCCAAGCTGGTACACAGTTCCAGCCATAGGCCCAGAG GGCTGTTGTTTGAGGAAGACTCACGCCACACCTCTGATTCAATTTTTGCTCACCATGGCAAGGTGGGAAGTCTCCCAGGATCAGCAGACTGCAGCTACACCTCCAGCTCCAACTCACCTGTCAACTGCAGAG ACACATCAGATCGTCAAGTTCTTTCAGCTAGCCTCTCTAGTGACGATGTCACAGGTCAGCCACAGCAGGCTCTGTCCAGTAGTTCCACTCTGCCATATGACCACACACCCCAGAGGGCCCAACCGCAACGTGTAGGTGGCGTTAGAACTAAGACTCGGCCCTCCTCTCCAGGAAGTGAAATGGTAACGCTGGAAGAGTTTCTACAAGAAAGCAACCTACAATCACCTCCTATG GTGTCTACAGGAAGCAGGGAGGACTTGATGACTGAGTATTTTACACAAAGCTCCCCTCCCTCTGCACCCTCTGGTAGAGATCAGGTGACTCCCACCAGCTACGTCATGCCAACTGTACAAACGTTCAACCAGAGGCCAGGCCAAAGCGTCAAGCCTTCACCCCGCCAGCCTGTTGGCCAGTCGCCAGCCTCAGGTCTGCCTACCACTCAGAGAACCAGCCAATCACTTAACAGAGCCTTCAGCCTGGCCTCAGCTGATTTACTGCGATCTAATGGTCCAGACAGTTTTCGTGTAAATGAAGGATCTCCGGGTCAATCAGATATGGTGGTCCGGCGGCAAGGGGGGTCAGCTGGTGGGAGAGAACGGCCACTCTCTGCTCATCTGTCTGGTCCAACAAATCAGCATGGAGATGGCAACTTCCTAAACCCACCCATTCACCACTCGTCCTCTCTCAATCTGCAAACGGAAAGATACCTTGAtcgagagagagacagagggaggactCCTGTCACTCGGAATGGccctccttcctcctctacCTACCATCATCGCGGAGAGGTTGCTATGGTAACCCCTGTCAGAGCTGTGCCTGCCAAAGAAACCTCAGAGCATGGCGAAGCTTCTAGGGAGAGGCAATCTGGTGACTCCTCCcacttaaagaaagaaaatgagcgGGCAAGGTGTGACTCTGTCGAACGCCCGAAAAGCACGCCAGCTTCCCCTGACCCCAACAATGACCCCCAGACAGTGTGGTATGAGTATGGTTGTGTCTAA